The following proteins are co-located in the Thermodesulfobacteriota bacterium genome:
- a CDS encoding DUF1461 domain-containing protein, translating to MTDDTMPEEPARPKAFLHRVKGLVLFASLFYLTFYVPMSLTFYSSGWMKLNCRWHERCEMIGVDNAYRGMDELAAYFRHQGGLDSFRTKKEKLHLEEVRGMFDKMLAAGAAAAVLLALTFDRRRASRCALINIAIILSLLLVLPFFGTFWKDVFHPLLFKNNLWMNNRFDLSFYLMPRDFFKHTVALLVFSTAAVNAVIWLGSRPRRAKPAR from the coding sequence ATGACCGACGACACCATGCCCGAAGAACCCGCGCGCCCGAAGGCTTTCCTCCACAGAGTGAAGGGACTCGTCCTCTTCGCCTCTCTCTTTTACCTGACTTTTTACGTCCCCATGTCGCTCACGTTCTATTCGTCCGGGTGGATGAAGCTCAACTGCCGCTGGCACGAGCGCTGCGAAATGATAGGGGTCGATAACGCCTACAGGGGGATGGACGAGCTCGCGGCGTATTTCAGGCACCAGGGCGGGCTCGACAGTTTCAGGACGAAGAAAGAGAAGCTTCACCTCGAAGAAGTGAGGGGCATGTTCGACAAGATGCTGGCCGCTGGGGCCGCGGCGGCCGTGCTCCTCGCGCTAACGTTCGACAGGAGGCGCGCGTCACGCTGCGCGCTTATAAACATAGCGATAATATTGAGCCTGTTACTGGTTCTCCCGTTCTTCGGGACGTTCTGGAAGGACGTATTTCACCCGCTTCTCTTCAAGAACAATCTCTGGATGAATAACCGCTTCGACCTCTCGTTCTATCTCATGCCGAGGGATTTCTTCAAGCACACGGTCGCGCTGCTGGTATTCTCCACGGCCGCCGTGAACGCCGTCATATGGCTCGGGTCGAGGCCCCGCCGCGCGAAGCCCGCCCGCTGA
- the nhaA gene encoding Na+/H+ antiporter NhaA has translation MSISTRAANAIRDFLELESASGIILVGAAAVALALSNSPLSGLYNLLIETPFEVRLGALEIAKPLLLWINDGLMAVFFLLVGLEIKREVLDGQLSSLDQVALPGIAAVGGMAMPALIYVFFNFNNPGAMSGWAIPAATDIAFALGVLALLGSRVPLSLKLFLLTLAIIDDLGAIVIIAIFYSGKLSLLSLGLAGAMIAVLVAMNLLGVKRIAAFIIVGAVLWVCVLKSGVHATLAGVVLAFTIPMRTKEGEPCPLRDLEHTLHPWVAFFIMPVFAFANAGVSLEGMTLSGLMGPIPAGVALGLFLGKQLGVFGFAWAAIRFGLARLPEGATWRSLYGTAVLCGIGFTMSLFISALAFDGSTAGASVSSRLGILAGSFVSAIAGYLIIRSAISPRKES, from the coding sequence ATGTCGATATCAACCCGTGCAGCCAACGCAATCCGTGATTTCCTCGAGCTCGAATCCGCGAGCGGAATAATCCTCGTCGGCGCTGCCGCCGTCGCGCTCGCGCTCAGCAATTCCCCGCTCTCGGGGCTGTACAATCTTCTCATAGAAACGCCGTTCGAGGTGAGGCTCGGGGCGCTCGAAATAGCGAAGCCACTCCTCCTGTGGATAAACGACGGGCTGATGGCGGTGTTCTTCCTCCTGGTCGGGCTCGAAATAAAGCGCGAGGTCCTGGACGGCCAGCTTTCGAGCCTGGACCAGGTGGCGCTCCCCGGCATAGCCGCCGTCGGCGGCATGGCGATGCCCGCGCTTATCTACGTATTCTTTAACTTCAACAATCCCGGCGCGATGAGCGGCTGGGCCATTCCGGCGGCGACGGACATCGCCTTCGCCCTGGGCGTGCTCGCCCTTCTGGGGAGCCGGGTGCCGCTGTCGCTGAAGCTCTTTTTGCTGACCCTCGCGATAATAGACGACCTCGGCGCTATAGTCATAATCGCTATTTTCTATTCGGGGAAGCTTTCGCTTCTTTCGCTGGGCCTCGCCGGGGCGATGATCGCCGTGCTCGTGGCCATGAACCTCCTCGGCGTGAAGAGAATAGCGGCCTTCATTATAGTCGGCGCCGTTCTATGGGTGTGCGTTTTAAAGTCGGGCGTCCACGCGACGCTCGCGGGCGTCGTGCTCGCGTTCACGATCCCGATGCGGACGAAGGAAGGCGAGCCCTGCCCGCTTCGCGACCTCGAGCACACGCTCCACCCGTGGGTCGCTTTCTTCATCATGCCCGTGTTCGCATTCGCCAACGCCGGCGTGTCGCTCGAAGGAATGACGCTCTCGGGCCTCATGGGGCCGATACCGGCGGGGGTCGCGCTGGGGCTCTTCCTCGGAAAGCAGCTCGGCGTATTCGGGTTCGCGTGGGCCGCGATAAGGTTCGGCCTCGCCCGGCTGCCCGAGGGGGCGACGTGGCGCTCTCTTTACGGCACCGCCGTCCTCTGCGGCATAGGTTTCACCATGAGCCTCTTCATAAGCGCCCTCGCCTTCGACGGCTCGACGGCGGGCGCAAGCGTCTCCTCGCGGCTCGGGATTCTCGCCGGCTCTTTTGTCTCGGCGATCGCCGGCTACCTCATAATCAGGAGCGCGATCTCGCCGCGTAAAGAATCATAG